One window of Mesorhizobium sp. WSM4904 genomic DNA carries:
- a CDS encoding sugar ABC transporter permease, whose product MSIHDLSVPIAVPARSWRDRLGSIVPILVLAPSLAASFVYVFVFTGWTLYLSLSDSTLLPSYGLTGLDNYASLWSNRRWNIAYTNLFLFSGFYIVGSMAVGLLLAILIDQRVRGEAVWRTIFLYPLAVSFIVTGTVWSWLYNPVDGIQALVRGLGWSDFSFALTSDRNHAIYAVIITGVWQSSGFAMALFLAGLRSVDPDLVKAAQIDGASVVRTYRKVILPTIAPIFLAVAVIQIQFAIKTFDLVAALTRGGPGISTTFPAIYVYDLMFQRGEIGEGAAAAVMMLAALAVVLVPYSLWVVWRRRAEAGNG is encoded by the coding sequence GGATCGATCGTGCCGATCCTCGTGCTCGCCCCTTCGCTCGCGGCGAGCTTCGTCTATGTCTTCGTGTTCACGGGCTGGACGCTCTATCTGTCGCTGTCCGACTCGACACTTTTGCCGAGCTACGGCCTTACGGGCCTCGACAACTACGCGTCGCTCTGGTCCAACCGGCGCTGGAACATCGCCTACACCAACCTTTTCCTCTTCAGCGGCTTCTATATCGTGGGCTCCATGGCGGTCGGGCTGCTGCTGGCCATCCTGATCGACCAGCGCGTGCGCGGCGAGGCGGTGTGGCGGACGATCTTCCTCTACCCGCTGGCGGTTTCCTTCATCGTCACCGGCACCGTCTGGAGCTGGCTCTACAATCCGGTCGACGGCATCCAGGCGCTGGTGCGCGGGCTGGGCTGGAGCGACTTCAGCTTCGCGCTCACCAGCGATCGCAACCACGCGATCTATGCGGTGATCATCACCGGCGTCTGGCAGTCTTCCGGTTTCGCCATGGCACTCTTTCTGGCCGGCCTACGCTCGGTCGATCCGGATCTGGTGAAGGCGGCGCAGATCGACGGCGCATCGGTCGTGCGCACCTACAGGAAGGTCATTCTGCCAACCATCGCGCCGATCTTCCTTGCGGTCGCCGTCATCCAGATCCAGTTCGCCATCAAGACGTTCGACCTCGTCGCCGCCCTGACCCGCGGCGGGCCGGGCATCTCGACCACGTTCCCCGCCATCTACGTCTACGATCTGATGTTCCAGCGTGGCGAGATCGGCGAGGGCGCGGCGGCCGCGGTCATGATGCTGGCGGCGCTTGCCGTGGTGCTGGTGCCCTATTCGCTGTGGGTGGTGTGGCGCCGCCGGGCGGAGGCAGGAAATGGCTGA